The following coding sequences lie in one Fusarium poae strain DAOMC 252244 chromosome 1, whole genome shotgun sequence genomic window:
- a CDS encoding hypothetical protein (TransMembrane:2 (o22-44i56-75o)~BUSCO:33830at5125): MPAQYPRPPQRESWFAPLSIDLVLKVLNTTILHPFVCWIIPLCFRAQTVKWEAPPMVAAIAWATIITLFWMANVINQRIAHGIPREVDLSEEVIVITGGASGLGLLIAEVYGMRGATVAVLDVNEMENTESRGVTYYKCDVGDKEQVAKVALQIEKDLGTPTVLINNAAIVIGKTLLDLSMDEIDKSLTTNLLGPFYCLKIFLPAIIRGGNGGTIVNVSSVIGTVGAAQLTDYAAAKAGLTALHRSLTAELRESHPEIRTVLVTPGQVSTPLFYGVQTPNSFIAPVVEPVDVTKEIVAAIDSGKGVTVAMPLYARWVDWLNVLPVGVQTLARWAAGVDRGMKTFVGRQGQKLD, from the exons ATGCCCGCTCAATACCCGCGGCCTCCGCAGCGCGAATCATGGTTTGCGCCGCTATCCATTGACCTCGTCCTCAAGGTCCTCAACACAACTATTCTGCACCCTTTTGTCTGCTGGATTATTCCATTGTGCTTCCGCGCGCAGACGGTGAAGTGGGAGGCCCCGCCTATGGTGGCCGCCATTGCGTGGGCTACTATTATCACGCTTTTCTGGATGGCCAACGTGATTAACCAGCGCATCGCTCATGGTATCCCACGGGAGGTGGATCTGAGTGAAGAGGTTATCGTCATCACCGGAGGTGCTAGCGGACTGGGACTGCTAATTGCTGAGGTGTATGGCATGCGAGGCGCGACAGTGGCGGTGTTGGACGTGAATGAGATGGAGAACACGGAGTCCAGAGGTGTTACGTACTACAAGTGTGATGTCGGCGACAAGGAGCAGGTCGCCAAAGTTGCCCtccagatcgagaaggaT CTTGGTACGCCAACTGTACTTATCAACAACGCTGCTATTGTTATTGGCAAGACTCTGTTGGATCTTTCCATGGACGAAATCGACAAGAGTCTCACTACCAACCTTCTTGGACCCTTCTACTGCCTAAAGATTTTCTTACCTGCTATCATCCGCGGTGGAAACGGTGGTACTATTGTCAACGTTTCCTCAGTCATTGGGACCGTTGGCGCTGCACAATTGACCGACTACGCCGCCGCAAAGGCCGGTCTTACAGCTCTGCACCGCTCCCTAACGGCCGAGCTGCGAGAAAGCCATCCTGAAATCCGAACTGTGCTTGTAACTCCTGGCCAAGTGAGCACGCCGCTATTCTATGGGGTCCAGACGCCCAACTCCTTTATTGCACCTGTCGTTGAGCCCGTAGATGTTACAAAGGAGATTGTCGCGGCTATCGATAGCGGAAAGGGTGTTACTGTTGCGATGCCTTTGTATGCTCGATGGGTAGACTGGCTTAATGTTTTACCAGTTGGAGTGCAAACTCTTGCACGTTGGGCTGCGGGCGTGGATCGGGGAATGAAGACGTTTGTCGGGAGACAGGGACAAAAGCTGGATTGA